The window CTTCTCCTGAAACTATATAGACAAACCAAACTCCAAGTATCATTCGTTCTTTGACTTACGTCAGGACTTTGCACTGtatttgtatacaatttttttttcaagaaaggCTAAACCTGAaatatttagcattttttttgaaaaaaaaaactttttacttctTGGTTGTAAATGTAAGTGCTTTTGTACAGAAAAGGTTTCTGCTATAACAtaccaaaaaataacaaaaaataataaagttttttataaagcaagaaattttTGACATAGACATGCACaaattcaactttattactcaCTTATTCAATACCATCTAAACTATGCAACTGTATCATGGGCGAGTGCCACAAAAAACAATTAGAACCTCTttatcggcaacagaagcatcTAGCACATCTAACAAACTTTAAAGATCGTTGTACTAATGCCAGACCTCTTTTATtggaaatgaatatttttaatatacatcaACAAAATGCTTTTAATGTTCTTTGCTTTATGCACAGatgtaaaataaacttaacGCCTGTATCAAATTTGTATGCCATAAAACCCAAAAACAAATATGACCTAAGAAATTATCTATCAACATTATATCCATCCCCTGTTTCATTTATGATAAGTGACTTCTCATCTTTTTACCAGaaatagaaaagtttttaaacaatttactgTTTATTTATTGAGAGGGACGCTAATATTAGCAATAATAAGAACACTAGTAATTTTTGCCAAATAAATTTCCGATTAAACCAACGAAGCGTCTTAAAACATACAAAAGATGTCTAATTATTCTCAAGTTGAGTTCGAGGTCGTTCATAAGGTTCTATTAgcgtttactttaaaaaacactgGTAACAAAGTTGATGTTTATGTTCTAAATAATCTTTAGaactttaaattaacatttaaaaatatacattttaagaaatgcaacgtaacatttaaaatgtaagaTATACGAAGAATTCTAACAAGTCGTTGTTGATGCACAAaatatgagatttttttaattttcagataaaattgaaataatttttataattttcttaaaagtaGCATCTTAAATAACTACAATTTATTATACTTCTTTATAAGCAAATGGGACTGTCTGCATAAGCGCACACTTTGGATTTTTTATTATGCGATTATTGTGGAGAGCactaattattttgataatactgggcattgtttttgttttattcaaaaatcaaagaaaagaaaaattaaagcatattgaaaaaaaaagagctgTCAAAAGTGAGAGGCGATTCAACTacaaaaaacacaagaaaattttaacaaacagaCTAAAGTCGCTTGTTGCAGGGCAAAGTTTAAGTGCGTTATTTCCTAAATctacagagaaaaaaaaaacaatcaaggAATTTGACAACGGTAATTATAAGCTACACCGGCTTTTATTTCAAATGTGGGATCCAAATAAACAAAACGATCAAGCTAATCTTTTAAACTGTGATAACTTGATAAGTATGGATGAAAAGCAATTTAAACAAGGTCGACGTTTTGCTCGTAAATTAAACCATaagttttatgaatatataaatgtcTCTGAAATTTATGAGACAATTCGGCACAGTTGTATGCCTGTTCACAATATATTTTCCTATAAAACTCCAAAATATAGTTATGCATCTTACCCAATAGCATATACGATAACACTCGACCGAACTGCTGAACAATCGTTGCGTTTTTTGTCAAGCATTTATCATCATGacaatatatattgtattcACCCTAACTCAATATTCGGCTCAACGtacttaaatgtttttaaaaaaatttctgactGCGTTCCTAATATTATTTTACCCGATCGAATATATGGAATAAAAGTAAAGACATACAATCGCCTATTAGCACAAATAGCATGTTtcaaaaaacttcttaacaCCACTATTCCATGGAGATATGGATTTAATTTACCCAGTTCTGCTTTTCCATTAAGAAATAATACTTATTTTgtgcaatatttaaaacaaaaacccTATGAAAATGTTGTTCCGTGGGATATACCGGCTGAACGTTTTCAAAAACGTTTTATGTACTCGTTTGCTTTGAAAGAAATAGAAGGAGAAACATTACTTGTAcgaacaaatattaaaaaaaagaatcctcctggaaacattaaaatatttcgaAAAGGGGAGCATTTTATATCGACCCGTGAATTTTGGGAATTTCTAACTGAATCTGATATAGCTAAGTCATTTTTAGAATGGGCCCACGACACTAAAAACCcagaagactttttttatgCTAGTATGAATCGGTATAAAGGCGCTCCCGGCGGAATACCATATAACGAAGAGGATCTTCAACAAGAAGGAGCATTACAGACAGTAGAGAGTGAAAATGTAATTGATTTGCCAGATAGCGATTTTGTTGTTAACCTGTGGAAATCTGATCACAGTATAAAATGTCACGGTGTGTATAGAGGTTATATGTGTATTTTTGGATCGGCCGATTTAAGATGGCTAATTCAACAAGATAGTTTGTTTgcattttcttttgattatcgAGTTGATCGTGTAGCAATAGATTGTCTTACAAAACATATACAGACTCCATTGCTGACGGAATATAACgaacaaacaaataatttgttCTCATAATATTTTGTAGTACAAAAGTTACTCATAAAATAAAGAGGAAAAGAATAAATAACAGACTCCTAACCATATAAgggttaaaataattttttattattaaaattctacCAAAAGTGTAACTAGTTAACCAGATATATTGGTTGTTTATCATAAGAAAGTATTAGGTCTGTAACTAAGGATGGGGTTGACAGtcaacaaacatattttaacttCTTAAATGTTGAGTAATTTTATCTTccataaaaagcttttttgtttatttaattctagttttataagtttgttGTTAAGTTATACTTATTTTCTGAGCGCGAACCAGCATTAAAGCCAAGCAACACTAGCGCGAACcagcataaaaataaatcagcaaAAGCgcaaacataaaaacaaacaaaacataaaGCAAACTGACATAAGTGAGACAAACggctttaaataaataataagcatcagaaaaaaagaaaatttctcaACCAAAACTCAATAATAGGTATGTGcgcattttacaaaaaatgtctTTATCTTTCAGTCTTTATAAATTGGTGTAGAGTATTGTAAAATGGACCCTTTAACAAATTATAACACAAATAACTAGctgtatacaataaaaaattttaaacagtttgtttatacGGAAATTTAGTCGATGTTTTTCaacttaaaatctaaaaattaaaggtgtatttatttatcaggttgaaattttttttttaacgaaggAATGCTAGGAGCTAAGGACCCCAGAGGAACCTTTTAGCAAaccaaaatttagaaaaacaatagACCTAGCATTAACTCCTTAGTCACTTGACTTGTGATATTGGACCAAGGTACGTACTAGAGATAAGAACCAAaccctttttttaaagttcgaGTCCGGTTTAGTTCGGTTAAATCTAATGTTTGAGTTCGGTTCGGTCTTAAGCTTAGTTCGGGTTTGATTCGGTTCGGTAACAACTAAAGTTTGGGTTCGGTTCGGTATCAATCcaattgatttttattagtttgattcacataaaacagaaataatttaaattattaaggtACTTCTCTACCATAAATAAGtgaaaaacctaaatttttttgattttttgattttagtgaaatattaacaaaacttttacaaggaaaccaaaaaaatacttttcaaagtTCATAAACGTAAACTTTCCAATTATTTTGGGTTACAATGGTTGTTTATTTTGAGATAACTTGTATAGCAACAATCGCTAAGGGGCATATTTTCTAGAAGTACCTTTTGTATCAGGTATCCAAAAAAGTTCGTGCGGTTTTTccgtatataataaaaacacacaaaacGACAAAAGTAAGACATTTATTCATCAAAATAGTCACCATTAGCATCTAAAACCTTTTCCCAACATAAAACAAGCTTATTTATTCCACTTCTGAAAAATTCTCGGTCCTTTGAGTCTATAAAAGCTTTCAACTCCATTTCAACCGCGTCCTGGTCTCGGAACTGCTGTCCTTTTAAATGATTTCCCAGGGAAAGGAAAAAATGGAAATCAGTAGGGGAGAGGTCTGGCGAG is drawn from Hydra vulgaris chromosome 07, alternate assembly HydraT2T_AEP and contains these coding sequences:
- the LOC136082223 gene encoding beta-1,3-galactosyl-O-glycosyl-glycoprotein beta-1,6-N-acetylglucosaminyltransferase 4-like — encoded protein: MRLLWRALIILIILGIVFVLFKNQRKEKLKHIEKKRAVKSERRFNYKKHKKILTNRLKSLVAGQSLSALFPKSTEKKKTIKEFDNGNYKLHRLLFQMWDPNKQNDQANLLNCDNLISMDEKQFKQGRRFARKLNHKFYEYINVSEIYETIRHSCMPVHNIFSYKTPKYSYASYPIAYTITLDRTAEQSLRFLSSIYHHDNIYCIHPNSIFGSTYLNVFKKISDCVPNIILPDRIYGIKVKTYNRLLAQIACFKKLLNTTIPWRYGFNLPSSAFPLRNNTYFVQYLKQKPYENVVPWDIPAERFQKRFMYSFALKEIEGETLLVRTNIKKKNPPGNIKIFRKGEHFISTREFWEFLTESDIAKSFLEWAHDTKNPEDFFYASMNRYKGAPGGIPYNEEDLQQEGALQTVESENVIDLPDSDFVVNLWKSDHSIKCHGVYRGYMCIFGSADLRWLIQQDSLFAFSFDYRVDRVAIDCLTKHIQTPLLTEYNEQTNNLFS